In Atribacteraceae bacterium, the sequence GGGGTATAATAGATTAATGACCCAGCAAGGGGGCGGTAATCGATGCATGAAATACTACCCAATATTGTAATAGATCCGATGATAAAGGGCGGCAAGCCGGTTATCAAAGGTACACGAGTACCGGTTGACCTTATTTTGGGCAAACTCGCCGGCGGTATTTCTTATGAAGAACTAATGTCTGAATATGAGCTGAAGAAAGAAGAGATTTTGGCGGCATTGCGTTATGCAGCCAATCTGTTATCGGAAGAAGAAGTAAGGACGGTACCATAGATTGCGATTTATAATTGATGAGGATATGCCGCGGTCTATGGCAAGTTTTCTTCGTGAAGCCGGATATGAAGCCATCGATGTCCGTGATACAGGCTTGCGCGGTGCTAAGGATAAAGAAATTTTGGAATATGCAATTCAACAAGGAGCAACTGTAATAACCGCTGATGTAGGATTTTCAGATCTCTTTTTTTTGTCTTCAATACAGCATTGCGGCCTCGTATTATTAAGAGTGCCCAATTCTTTTTCCATAGACCAAACGATTGGCTTATTGTTGCGATCTCTCAAGGTGTTAACGGATAAAGACATTATCGGCAACATTATCGTACTGGAGCAGCAGAGAATGAGAATAAGAAGGCACAAGGAACGGTATTAGAGGCAGGCCGGCACTT encodes:
- a CDS encoding DUF433 domain-containing protein yields the protein MHEILPNIVIDPMIKGGKPVIKGTRVPVDLILGKLAGGISYEELMSEYELKKEEILAALRYAANLLSEEEVRTVP
- a CDS encoding DUF5615 family PIN-like protein — its product is MRFIIDEDMPRSMASFLREAGYEAIDVRDTGLRGAKDKEILEYAIQQGATVITADVGFSDLFFLSSIQHCGLVLLRVPNSFSIDQTIGLLLRSLKVLTDKDIIGNIIVLEQQRMRIRRHKERY